The following coding sequences are from one Papilio machaon chromosome 8, ilPapMach1.1, whole genome shotgun sequence window:
- the LOC106720103 gene encoding uncharacterized protein LOC106720103 isoform X3 — protein sequence MLSPYWCVYLSVLLIVAVSGAPVAQSSEADESGKSDVPVEQLEKLKLADSSKELDLQREHVEYHALDAIKEDGKVVSKFEQHASADTVPGEKPQVHAQAQLDIPAAGVHKVVVQDGTHVSVMDATVPTTVASEEQTTKVFHGAARLVQPGSATSANNAANHPPNHSAVRRAYNADIAKENKNNMEHYSYPGVQYSPLDMAEYVFWTGDERGVTTAIEDFLQEGMMTKEEALNFLQEIKFNIEYLRAHYAQNVRAAEEGVQQERLRNILMEQNAKEYQYRPAQFPFSDIRSSGKSWELNNNLLPALSATDLRPEPMKRSYDPMLQTNIISTSDYERDGQIITEEEYEEMMEKLRAADNLYTEYTLEEIIYQLAKMMFSQSLSREPASARAATQRFMAFLELEAERGQLSRTIEKKVLDVMIAALTDTIGDHPELLQPRDALGLSPANKIMHQFVELGTSEPSMSRALLAAYKDELLKGPHKLTFPERN from the exons CAGATTCCAGCAAGGAACTTGACCTGCAAAGGGAACACGTCGAATATCACGCTCTAG aTGCTATAAAAGAAGATGGGAAGGTGGTATCTAAGTTCGAACAGCACGCGTCAGCTGACACGGTACCAGGAGAGAAGCCGCAAGTACATGCGCAGGCGCAGCTCGACATACCGGCGGCGGGAGTGCACAAGGTGGTCGTACAGGATGGAACGCACGTTAGTGTGATGGACGCCACTGTACCTACTACTGTCGCTAGTGAGGAGCAGACTACCAAG GTTTTCCACGGCGCGGCTCGTCTGGTCCAACCTGGTTCCGCCACGTCCGCCAACAACGCGGCGAATCATCCACCGAATCACTCAGCGGTTCGACGGGCATACAACGCTGATATCGCCAAGGAGAACAAGAacaat ATGGAGCACTATTCGTACCCGGGCGTGCAGTACTCGCCTCTAGACATGGCTGAGTATGTGTTCTGGACGGGAGACGAGCGCGGAGTCACCACCGCCATTGAAGATTTCCTACAAGAGGGCATG ATGACAAAGGAAGAAGCGTTAAATTTCCTGCAAGAGATCAAGTTCAACATAGAATACTTGCGGGCTCACTACGCGCAGAATGTCCGAGCGGCGGAGGAGGGCGTGCAGCAGGAGCGCTTGAGGAACATTCTGATGGAACAGAACGCCAAG GAGTACCAGTACAGGCCGGCACAGTTCCCCTTCAGTGACATCCGCAGCAGCGGCAAATCATGGGAGCTCAACAATAATCTTCTACCAGCGTTGTCTGCTACTGACCTCAGGCCTGAACCTATGAAGCGATCCTACGATCCGATGCTCCAGACCAACATTATCA GTACTTCTGATTATGAACGCGACGGACAAATTATAACGGAAGAAGAGTACGAAGAGATGATGGAAAAGCTTCGAGCGGCCGACAACTTGTACACGGAGTACACTCTGGAGGAGATAATCTATCAACTGGCTAAG ATGATGTTCTCTCAATCACTGTCCCGCGAGCCGGCCAGCGCTCGCGCAGCCACGCAGAGGTTCATGGCCTTCCTCGAGCTGGAGGCGGAGAGAGGCCAACTATCGCGTACTATCGAGAAGAAAGTCCTCG ACGTTATGATCGCGGCGTTAACGGACACCATTGGCGACCACCCTGAGCTGCTGCAGCCCAGAGACGCGCTCGGTCTTAGCCCCGCTAACAA AATAATGCATCAATTCGTGGAGTTGGGTACGTCAGAGCCGAGCATGTCGCGCGCTTTGCTCGCCGCATACAAGGACGAGCTGCTGAAGGGCCCGCACAAACTGACCTTCCCGGAGAGAAACTAG
- the LOC106720234 gene encoding PCI domain-containing protein 2 homolog, with amino-acid sequence MSYAGTLNQYIQLVERVYRTGQGDMLARLLSLRDEHVENRNLRSSNIASLVDGNCIAPLDEIIIYHLLCVKALYDKDYMEAYESQSACVAAVVKMLQGQKDENWSLPLMYTVCLDLRLVAQKAEGCNSQNNGKILEKAAESLLACFRVCAADNRTSDSDTKRLGMLTLVNQLLKVYFRINKLHLCKPLIRAIDSSPFKDHFPLAQQITYRYFVGRKAMFDSDYASADEYLSYAFQKCHRDSRKNKRLILTYLIPVKMLLGYMPSKALLEKYDLMQFWDLVLTVKDGNLRGIDQVMETHESFFIRAGIYLIVEKLKITAYRNLFRKVYLIENTHQIEIASFQAALQLVGQEDVDSDETQCIVANLIYDGKIKGYISYQHKKVVVSKQNAFPPLTSLYQ; translated from the exons ATGTCGTATGCCGGTACGCTTAACCAATATATTCAGTTGGTTGAAAGAGTTTATAGAACAGGACAAGGGGATATGCTAGCACGATTACTTTCCCTTAGAGATGAACACGTCGAAAACAGAAACTTGCGCTCCAGTAACATAGCTTCACTTGTTGATGGGAATTGTATAGCTCCTTTAGATGAGATCATTATTTACCATCTATTATGTGTAAAG GCATTATATGATAAAGACTATATGGAAGCGTATGAGAGCCAGAGTGCTTGTGTTGCTGCAGTAGTTAAGATGTTGCAAGGACAAAAAGATGAGAATTGGAGTCTACCACTTATGTACACTGTGTGCTTAGATCTTCGACTAGTTGCTCAAAAAGCTGAAGGATGTAATT CTCAAAATAAtggaaaaatattagaaaaagcAGCAGAGAGTCTTCTTGCTTGCTTCAGAGTTTGTGCTGCAGACAATAGAACTTCTGATAGTGATACAAAACGTTTGGGGATGTTAACCCTTGTCAATcaacttttaaaagtttacttTCGAATAAACAAGCTGCATTTATGTAAACCTCTCATACGAGCTATTGATTCATCACCGTTTAAAGATCACTTTCCATTAGCGCAACAAATCACGTACAGATATTTCGTAGGACGAAAAGCTATGTTCGATTCTGATTACGCATCTGCCGATGAGTACTTATCGTACGCATTTCAGAAATGTCATAGAGATAGTAGGAAGAATAAAAGACTGATCCTAACATATCTTATTCCAGTCAAAATGTTATTAGGTTATATGCCATCGAAAGCTTTACTTGAGAAATATGACTTAATGCAGTTTTGGGACTTAGTTTTAACTGTGAAAGATGGTAACCTACGTGGTATTGATCAAGTTATGGAAACGCATGAAAGTTTCTTCATCAGAGCTGGCATTTATCTGATTGTTGAGAAGTTAAAGATCACTGCATACAGGAATCTGTTCCGTAAAGtgtatttaatagaaaatacacATCAAATTGAAATTGCAAGTTTTCAAGCTGCATTACAATTAGTAGGGCAAGAGGATGTTGATTCGGATGAAACGCAATGTATAGTTGCTAACCTTATTTATGATGGAAAAATTAAAGGTTATATTTCATATCAGCATAAAAAGGTGGTTGTTAGTAAACAGAATGCTTTCCCACCACTGACTAGTCTGTATCAATAA